A section of the Scomber scombrus chromosome 24, fScoSco1.1, whole genome shotgun sequence genome encodes:
- the xirp2a gene encoding xin actin-binding repeat-containing protein 2 has translation MLREDLPAAKRIERFDIPLDSLKRMFEKPAVADTEVTTVHTSPAKRLTSSSLAQPEPSDQTMASTQDASLSAGSAGRSRSERPEEEPSQGNRAPSAEEQEAERVSVKERMAMYQAAVSSKETSSSSSAVLMDDSEACSLPGGLASVKRQFENQEFTSSSSQSSVTQIQYQQRSVQEMSSSSEVTVRSSAREVVPTTTLFHNQQEVIHDQRVHHNNVAATDGNHYNETVMLVGGEDLPKVSTQALKQQYEKTIEEASPAKEIKVDVDYSQFQWVPVNQSSKTSAMTSYDSSSTVKTATASSLASTSTVAHETTDHFPPPPSNLQVSQEVPEYNVSSQSHEQSSQQKYTVNKEQYIKHRSMAELKRLYKHIHPDVRKNLEEDFMSELTEAEKNLLETEEVGGVQQACYMFENDGNSSQCSSPDGEYIDWDEILKGEVQSKSWMFENKPLDAIKDDSQDENGERNIAQQEIIAGKDVKYTAWMFETKPMDALGNETSDSTEQSQKTSDLARGDVRTATWLFETQPLDYLNKIYQEDEQEIEVVITNDITGGDVKTARYLFETQHLDSLGKTETFEESHFLNLKSELEEIKGDVKTTTRMFETEPMCVIRGDTGEMLEITTIRREETEKGDVKTSRWMFETQTLDMINKDPSQVKLICGISMEDNVQGGVNKGRWLFETKTLDTINDEEWESSRKQKEEIIGADVRKHCLVFETQPMDTLKDNTNARPLPSEEIVGGDVRSAKHLFETVPIENLKELLEVGKLQKMVASEEEKGDVRHQKWVFESQPLENIREEKKEYTRTVNIEDLDKGDVTNYKERFETMDLSKCEGTQKIQIEGVTSGSVKSNRVLFESTPMYAMQDSSGHYHEVKTVRREEIVKGDVRSCRWMFETRPIDEFDESINKFQIIKGISKQEIESGDVKTAKWLFETQSLDAIKMFTNSEGEEIQTKEDVEIEKGDVKTCKWLFETQPMDVLYEKVEKSETDVEEVQKGDVKTCTWLFETQTLDNIRDHTESESETILKTCTVNQEDIHGKDVRLARFLFETENLENITGEDSGSFRRVTEIDINSGDVSRMKFIFENRSSDIMTSTSEEMMQRLKTQQAEDIQKGNVGNCTWMFENQPMDAIREESEEAKEIRTVIDVQGGDVDKGRFIFETFSLDKIKEESTETDISKFTSIFRDEVERGDVKNYTMMFETQPLYAICDKEGHYHEVTTVTKEEVMSGDVVGARWLFETKPLDSIRDSEEVYVIKAVTEEGINKGDVSSARWRFETQPLDEIAEEIKERSKTVEDIQGGDVKTNKQRFETDDMSQKYIRTVSVSEIQKGDVRSSTWMFESRTIDEIRGEGAEYDGMEKVTKEEVMKGDVKQSVWLFEKQPLDSIKETDDTEVVVTKEEIPQADVKSTTWLFESTPFHEFNESSTEKTEIIGKSIKETLEELYCQKMVDSQGILIETDEIGDVRMAKYNLMNQEAPEIQKEEIIRGDLSNIMMNLLNRREATERAITIDQEERGNINTTVKQLLTQERGINVEKEEIIRGDIQEAINSLVKNEGSSKRGILIQEDEKGDVRMTIYSLLNKDERASMEKEDIIHGNVSRTLHRLLSNSGAEDSAKIRVGDTERGNVSFYSTCIESGALDYLRQLQYEADEEQEKVEKESIIGGDIEETKILLRKSQQEIGRTVAEDDIVPGDVHSSVKVFMTEPTVAYRNLEEKDIVKGDLNAALDSLTQAINQKVVIEKEEVVKGDIPSTLRSLEEAQRQAKDMEKPEILKGDIRGALESLEKSTTTKTEATVEDLVSGDIKRTLMSLEEAKQAVKDMEKEEIVKGDIHTTMQSLHEASNDKKVYQHQVSEQGDVKATMQLFLESTTSPRMQRRGSTEGDVKGSIKCLYDGQDGTQLEKEEVVKGDVQGAIKCLMQRKQYSNKKRMHSSKKAKAPMKNPLTVKQEEHECLQEAKRESVAVCSAPVVKNLSESSESQKHIQRHNESKSLKTQVITQEDHSVTVAKKDNTTEASQQTSIKEQKQTVLPPQKTQAPKPIMIKNKQMTNNDKAETKAVDVNVMKEVQNTSQTNISNKKICETKTIKQVQTTVTEKTVMHKQNVTVSEQMSTSQKQTENKALTQKQNFKNMKSDYRGLDMKGKGVIKKVKPEIHFPPPPSSPPPPSESELSLPPPPPPVLESPASSTSRPPIMRQDSDLPPPPPPPPPPMESIKSELEFFPPPPPPPPPSANGQDFLPPPPSQQELNAMPHPQPQPTKLGKPIGRPLFKMPKQPEVQKPIQVKPKWQKKMPTPPPPPPPPQLPTDNLTTVSTECKEEIKVQEVKKETTQQIETSRQSQCETAAVSATKIPTIPVFKPMQRESTPPPKKGFVPPPLKFTPPPESAPMPKPRPYARKFKTPLMLAEEKYRQQMIDKEETDRSRASTPIPISPPANTPVPSSVASPEPPAVQKTEKEVITEVTKEKAKEAQTVSKEEISTPDTSAKKTPSHIPMSKPLISAVNKKSASGSSNISFDKKHISSKQSSEKILASTDVIKKSQSTPAPKSQAVSQSHHEASNIEVQSCSNVVTSSVTEQQQQQQFIKKSSTRSITATQSTVQENVNLQSQAAVTSRAEDVKNINVPLTQEGRMTPSQPTKIPKVTPSFKVKTFKMPTEKKEEKFDTLGQTEAMKSEMHLQQERSKVSLKGETKLSQESNQLTSVKTEVKSDIKAKEKRIPTVKEVEVKKGKQVQKNETEVKLSPAVIASMPKEAKITSAATHQGHISVSHSQQSMKTEQIQRHEEVVVTESVVQQSLHKQEAVHTQKQQIKQQAVETNKIQMKAGKSKGESKDVSVKVIGNITHKEEAHSEKIIDLEKCNVMQKLLAQMKELEGTPSKIDSNAVRMIISELPDWVVGSDEKKNLSEIAAKQQSKKKLKEMMVYVRNIVQTKCIVLEERMTAVEKEEKEEKEELPAPPPPPPVAPKPDKKVFSGATTNISKISIGSSKTEKKVVEEKKVKKMHHELSEVSEHRVSSPLASIRSPSPSFISIESRKVDSPLRVTPSPPPYKSVGTPPPPPRRSYTPTSTFSRATPSPTLSRSEKLMKLRDTTKLSCSMTPPPPMSMPEVSEVEVEREQSSPYGDRETPVERTEEGSVEVAEIGDSMKSVKDKKSFFEEAQKAEVNRTYIRKDPIDIPIRLGLDAEDAAEVVTIELPKQDLPRVDLSKLVNQFESPQPKVYSRKDPIVITERLGSDTEDAEADPLTPRTDDVPVFNVKAIKDVFETGELSSQAARELREQIERREPELAQPVCHSEAISVTEQFCSIGDFGNITTETRSEMHSGSSLTRGSPPSYADVVRGSVPTVGATPDDPAEEMLRNFQQSWAESQGVFQNLGFSVTEQRTSQIVTHQQETVVTENSRSRVRTVSGMSEEGVPHGSADSRQTKLP, from the exons ctgCAGGCAGTGCAGGCAGATCCAGGTCAGAACGTCCTGAGGAAGAGCCGAGCCAGGGGAACAGGGCCCCCAGCGCTGAGGAGCAGGAGGCCGAGCGGGTGTCAGTGAAAGAGCGGATGGCAATGTATCAGGCTGCCGTATCCAGCAAAGAAACCAGCAGTTCCTCCTCTGCTGTG CTAATGGATGACTCAGAGGCTTGTTCGCTGCCTGGAGGCCTGGCCAGTGTGAAGAGACAGTTTGAGAACCAGGAGtttacctcctcttcctcccagtCCAGTGTCACCCAGATCCAATACCAGCAGAGATCTGTGCAG GAGATGTCAAGCTCCTCAGAGGTGACGGTGAGAAGCAGTGCCAGAGAGGTCGTCCCCACCACAACCCTCTTTCACAATCAACAAGAG GTGATCCATGATCAAAGAGTCCACCATAACAATGTGGCCGCCACTGACGGGAACCATTACAATGAAACAG TTATGCTCGTCGGAGGAGAAGACCTACCAAAGGTTTCCACTCAGGCTTTGAAGCAGCAGTATGAAAAAACGATTGAAGAGGCTTCACCAGCCAAGGAAATTAAG GTTGATGTGGATTACAGCCAGTTTCAGTGGGTGCCAGTAAACCAGTCATCCAAAACATCAGCCATGACAAGCTATGACAGCTCATCCACTGTAAAGACTGCCACTGCCTCATCATTAGCATCTACTTCGACAGTGGCTCATGAGACAACGGATCATTTTCCTCCTCCGCCCTCAAACCTGCAGGTATCACAGGAGGTTCCAGAGTACAATGTCTCTTCCCAGTCTCATGAGCAATCGTCCCAACAAAAGTACACAGTTAATAAGGAACAGTACATTAAACACAGGAGCATGGCTGAACTAAAGCGCCTCTACAAGCACATTCATCCAGATGTCCGCAAAAACCTGGAGGAAGACTTTATGAGTGAGCTCACCGAGGCAGAAAAGAACCTTTTGGAAACTGAGGAAGTGGGTGGTGTTCAGCAGGCATGCTATATGTTTGAAAATGATGGTAACTCAAGTCAGTGTTCAAGCCCTGACGGAGAGTACATCGACTGGGATGAGATCCTTAAAGGGGAAGTGCAATCCAAGAGCTGGATGTTTGAAAACAAGCCACTAGATGCAATTAAAGATGACAGCCAAGATGAGAATGGGGAGAGGAATATTGCCCAGCAGGAAATCATAGCAGGCAAAGATGTCAAATACACAGCTTGGATGTTTGAGACTAAGCCTATGGATGCTCTGGGGAACGAGACTTCTGACTCCACTGAGCAGTCACAAAAAACATCCGATCTTGCAAGAGGAGATGTCCGCACTGCTACTTGGCTCTTTGAGACGCAGCCACTGGATTATCTGAATAAGATCTACCAAGAGGACGAGCAGGAAATAGAGGTTGTGATCACAAACGACATCACTGGAGGAGATGTGAAAACGGCCAGGTATCTTTTTGAAACCCAGCATCTGGATTCCCTGggcaaaacagaaacatttgaaGAGAGCCACTTTCTGAACCTGAAGTCTGAGCTGGAAGAGATCAAAGGGGATGTGAAGACAACCACTCGCATGTTTGAGACTGAGCCCATGTGTGTTATCAGGGGGGATACAGGAGAGATGCTCGAGATTACAACCATCCGCAGGGAGGAGACTGAGAAAGGAGACGTGAAGACATCACGCTGGATGTTTGAAACTCAAACTCTAGATATGATCAACAAAGACCCTTCTCAAGTAAAGCTGATATGTGGTATTTCCATGGAGGACAACGTTCAAGGTGGCGTCAACAAAGGTAGATGGCTTTTTGAGACAAAGACTCTTGACACCATTAATGATGAGGAATGGGAAAGTTCCAGAAAGCAAAAGGAAGAAATAATTGGAGCTGATGTGAGGAAGCATTGTCTGGTTTTTGAGACTCAGCCGATGGATACTCTAAAAGATAACACCAATGCTAGACCTTTACCCTCTGAGGAGATTGTAGGAGGTGACGTTCGATCTGCGAAACACCTGTTTGAAACAGTACCAATTGAAAATCTGAAAGAACTACTTGAAGTGGGAAAACTTCAGAAAATGGTTGCATCTGAAGAGGAAAAGGGTGATGTGAGGCATCAAAAGTGGGTCTTTGAAAGCCAGCCGTTGGAGAATAtaagggaggagaaaaaggagtaTACAAGAACTGTGAACATTGAAGATCTTGACAAAGGAGATGTGACAAACTACAAAGAAAGGTTTGAAACGATGGATTTAAGCAAATGTGAGGGAACACAGAAAATTCAAATTGAGGGTGTCACAAGTGGATCCGTCAAATCCAACAGAGTCCTTTTTGAATCTACCCCTATGTATGCTATGCAAGACAGCTCTGGCCATTACCATGAGGTGAAGACTGTGAGGCGTGAGGAGATTGTGAAAGGAGATGTGCGCAGCTGCAGATGGATGTTTGAGACGCGTCCTATTGATGAGTTTGATGAGAGCATCAATAAGTTTCAGATCATAAAAGGTATATCCAAACAGGAGATTGAATCAGGGGATGTCAAAACAGCCAAGTGGTTGTTTGAAACGCAATCGCTTGATGCCATTAAAATGTTCACTAATTCTGAGGGTGAAGAAATCCAAACTAAGGAAGACGTTGAAATTGAGAAAGGGGACGTTAAGACTTGTAAATGGCTGTTTGAGACACAACCCATGGATGTCTTGTATGAGAAGGTAGAAAAGAGCGAGACTGATGTCGAGGAAGTCCAAAAAGGTGACGTCAAAACGTGCACTTGGCTCTTTGAGACCCAGACACTTGACAACATACGCGACCATACAGAATCCGAGTCTGAGACTATACTGAAAACCTGCACCGTGAACCAAGAGGACATCCACGGAAAAGACGTGCGACTGGCCCGCTTCCTCTTTGAAACAGAGAACCTTGAAAACATCACAGGTGAGGACAGCGGCTCTTTCAGACGGGTCACGGAAATCGACATCAACTCAGGCGACGTTTCCAGGATGAAGTTCATCTTTGAGAATCGTTCCTCTGACATCATGACCTCCACCTCTGAGGAAATGATGCAGAGGTTGAAGACGCAGCAGGCCGAGGACATCCAGAAGGGCAATGTGGGAAACTGCACCTGGATGTTTGAGAATCAGCCAATGGATGCCATCCGTGAAGAATCCGAAGAGGCGAAAGAAATCCGCACTGTGATTGACGTTCAGGGGGGCGACGTTGACAAAGGCCGCTTCATTTTTGAGACATTCTCTCTGGATAAAATTAAAGAGGAGTCCACTGAGACTGATATTTCAAAATTCACTAGTATCTTTAGAGATGAAGTAGAGAGGGGAGATGTGAAAAATTACACTATGATGTTTGAAACTCAGCCTCTGTATGCCATTTGTGACAAAGAGGGCCACTACCATGAAGTAACTACAGTTACCAAGGAAGAAGTCATGAGTGGAGATGTAGTGGGGGCCCGATGGCTGTTTGAGACAAAGCCTCTTGATTCAATTAGAGATTCGGAGGAGGTCTATGTTATAAAAGCTGTGACTGAAGAAGGCATCAACAAAGGAGACGTTAGCTCTGCCAGATGGAGGTTTGAAACACAACCTCTTGATGAAATTgcagaggaaataaaagaaaggtcGAAAACAGTTGAAGATATTCAAGGTGGTGATGTAAAGACAAACAAGCAGCGATTTGAGACTGATGATATGTCTCAAAAGTACATCAGAACCGTCAGTGTGAGTGAAATCCAAAAAGGTGATGTCAGATCTTCCACTTGGATGTTTGAATCTCGCACAATTGACGAGATCCGTGGCGAGGGCGCCGAGTATGATGGCATGGAGAAAGTGACaaaagaggaagtgatgaaAGGGGATGTAAAGCAGTCTGTGTGGCTCTTTGAGAAGCAGCCCCTTGATAGTATTAAAGAGACTGATGACACAGAGGTTGTTGTCACAAAGGAGGAAATACCACAGGCCGATGTGAAGTCGACAACATGGCTATTTGAAAGTACTCCTTTCCATGAATTCAATGAGAGCAgcacagaaaagacagaaataatagGTAAAAGCATTAAAGAGACACTTGAGGAACTTTACTGTCAGAAAATGGTTGACTCACAAGGTATACTTATTGAGACAGATGAAATTGGCGATGTCCGTATGGCGAAATATAATCTGATGAACCAGGAGGCCCCAGAAAtccaaaaagaagaaattattAGAGGGGATCTGAGCAACATAATGATGAACCTCCTAAACCGCAGGGAGGCCACTGAAAGGGCAATAACTATTGACCAGGAGGAGCGGGGTAACATCAACACCACAGTGAAGCAGCTACTCACCCAGGAAAGGGGAATCAATGTTGAGAAAGAGGAAATTATCCGCGGTGACATTCAAGAGGCCATAAACAGTCTAGTCAAGAACGAGGGTTCCTCCAAGCGTGGCATTCTGATTCAAGAGGATGAGAAAGGAGACGTGAGGATGACTATCTATTCTCTCTTAAATAAAGATGAGAGGGCTAGCATGGAGAAGGAGGATATAATTCACGGTAACGTCAGCAGAACTCTTCATCGGCTTCTCTCAAACTCAGGAGCCGAAGACTCTGCAAAGATAAGGGTAGGAGACACGGAAAGGGGGAATGTCAGCTTTTACTCCACGTGCATTGAGTCTGGGGCCTTGGATTACCTGAGGCAGCTTCAGTACGAAGCAGACGAAGAACAGGAAAAGGTGGAGAAGGAAAGTATCATAGGTGGTGACATTGAAGAAACCAAAATCTTGCTGAGGAAGAGTCAGCAGGAGATAGGTCGCACAGTGGCagaggatgatatagttcctGGTGATGTACACAGCAGTGTTAAAGTCTTTATGACGGAGCCTACAGTTGCCTACAGAAACCTAGAAGAAAAGGACATTGTTAAAGGTGACCTTAATGCAGCCCTGGATTCACTGACCCAAGCCATCAATCAGAAGGTGGTGATAGAGAAAGAGGAGGTGGTGAAAGGAGACATACCCTCTACTCTGAGGTCTCTGGAGGAGGCCCAGCGTCAAGCCAAAGATATGGAAAAGCCAGAAATCCTCAAGGGAGACATCCGAGGTGCTCTCGAGTCACTGGAGAAATCTACAACCACGAAAACAGAAGCGACTGTTGAAGATTTAGTATCAGGTGATATCAAAAGGACCCTGATGTCCCTGGAGGAGGCGAAGCAAGCTGTGAAAGACATGGAAAAAGAAGAGATCGTCAAAGGAGACATCCACACTACCATGCAAAGTTTACACGAGGCATCCAACGACAAAAAGGTTTACCAACATCAAGTGAGCGAACAAGGGGATGTTAAAGCCACCATGCAGCTTTTCCTCGAGTCGACGACTTCTCCGAGAATGCAGCGCCGGGGGAGCACCGAGGGAGATGTGAAAGGATccataaaatgtctttatgaCGGACAGGACGGAACACAGTTGGAAAAAGAGGAGGTGGTAAAAGGGGACGTTCAAGGGGCGATAAAGTGCCTAATGCAAAGAAAGCAGTATTCAAATAAGAAACGTATGCATTCTTCCAAGAAAGCAAAAGCACCCATGAAAAATCCATTAACTGTAAAGCAAGAAGAGCATGAATGCTTACAAGAAGCTAAGAGGGAGAGTGTAGCAGTCTGTTCAGCCCCCGTTGTGAAAAACCTGTCTGAGAGCAGTGAGTCACAGAagcacatacagagacacaacGAAAGCAAATCACTGAAAACACAGGTAATAACCCAAGAGGACCACTCCGTTACTGTAGCCAAAAAAGACAATACTACCGAGGCCTCTCAACAGACGAGCAtaaaagaacagaaacagacagtgCTGCCCCCACAGAAAACACAAGCTCCAAAGCCCATTATGATAAAGAATAAACAAATGACTAATAATGATAAAGCAGAGACGAAAGCAGTTGATGTGAATGTGATGAAAGAGGTGCAAAACACATCACagacaaatatttcaaacaagAAAATATGCGAAACAAAGACAATCAAACAGGTGCAGACTACGGTGACGGAGAAAACTGTCATGCACAAGCAAAATGTAACCGTGTCAGAGCAAATGTCGACATCTCAAAAGCAAACAGAGAATAAGGCTCTCACACAAAAGCAGAACTTCAAAAACATGAAGAGTGATTACCGTGGCCTTGACATGAAAGGGAAAGGTGTGATCAAAAAGGTGAAGCCAGAGATTcacttccctcctcctccctcttcgcCACCTCCACCCTCAGAGTCTGAActctctctgcctccaccaccaccgccgGTGCTGGAGAGCCCAGCATCCTCCACGTCCCGCCCTCCTATCATGAGGCAGGACAGCGACCTCCCGCCTCCACCTCCTCCGCCGCCGCCCCCAATGGAAAGCATTAAGTCTGAGCTTgaatttttcccccctcctcctcctcctcctccaccctctgCGAATGGGCAAGacttccttcctccacctccctcGCAGCAAGAGCTTAATGCGATGCCTCATCCTCAGCCTCAGCCTACAAAGCTGGGGAAACCCATCGGCAGGCCTTTATTCAAAATGCCCAAGCAACCAGAAGTGCAGAAGCCTATACAAGTTAAACCCAAATGGCAGAAAAAGATGCCaactccccctcctccacctcctcctcctcagctcccTACTGACAATTTAACAACAGTGTCAACAGAATGTAAAGAAGAAATCAAAGTTCAGGAAGTGAAAAAGGAAACAACTCAACAGATTGAAACAAGCAGACAAAGTCAGtgtgaaacagcagcagtgtcagCAACAAAAATACCGACCATCCCAGTATTTAAACCAATGCAAAGAGAAAGCACACCGCCACCTAAAAAAGGGTTTGTCCCTCCCCCGCTTAAATTTACTCCACCTCCCGAATCAGCTCCAATGCCAAAGCCGAGGCCATACGCTCGCAAATTTAAAACCCCTCTAATGCTTGCGGAGGAAAAATACCGCCAGCAGATGATTGACAAAGAGGAAACAGATAGGAGTAGAGCCTCGACTCCTATTCCTATTTCCCCACCAGCTAATACACCAGTGCCCTCCTCTGTTGCCAGCCCCGAGCCTCCTGCAGtacagaaaactgaaaaagaagtGATCACAGAAGTAACAAAAGAAAAGGCGAAAGAAGCTCAGACAGTTTCTAAAGAAGAAATATCAACACCAGATACATCTGCAAAGAAAACACCCTCCCACATCCCTATGAGCAAACCCTTGATCTCGGCTGTAAATAAGAAATCAGCCTCTGGATCTTCTAATATATCCTTcgataaaaaacatatttcaagcAAACAATCCTCAGAAAAAATCCTCGCCTCTACCGATGTCATTAAAAAGAGTCAAAGCACACCTGCACCCAAGAGTCAGGCTGTTTCACAGTCTCATCATGAGGCCTCAAATATTGAAGTCCAGTCATGCTCAAATGTGGTCACTTCTTCTGTCacggagcagcagcagcagcagcagtttattaAGAAATCCAGCACCAGGTCTATCACTGCCACACAGAGCACTGTCCAGGAAAATGTAAATCTTCAAAGTCAGGCTGCAGTCACATCGAGAGCAGAAGATGTAAAGAATATTAATGTTCCCCTGACACAAGAGGGAAGAATGACTCCCTCTCAACCTACTAAAATTCCAAAGGTAACACCAAGTTTCAAGGTGAAAACCTTTAAGATgccaacagagaaaaaagaggagaaatttGACACTTTGGGACAAACGGAGGCGATGAAAAGCGAAATGCATTTACAGCAAGAGAGAAGTAAAGTGTCACTAAAAGGTGAGACAAAACTGAGTCAGGAAAGCAACCAGCTGACATCAGTGAAAACTGAAGTGAAATCAGACATTAAAGCAAAGGAGAAGAGGATCCCTACTGTAAAAGAAGTGGAggtaaagaaaggaaaacaggtGCAAAAGAATGAGACTGAAGTAAAGTTGTCACCAGCAGTTATTGCTTCAATGCCCAAGGAGGCTAAGATAACATCTGCAGCAACTCATCAAGGCCACATATCTGTCTCCCACAGTCAGCAGAGCATGAAGACAGAACAAATTCAAAGACACGAGGAGGTGGTAGTGACTGAAAGTGTAGTACAGCAGAGCCTTCATAAGCAGGAAGCtgttcacacacagaaacagcaaaTAAAGCAACAAGCGGtggaaacaaataaaatacagatgAAAGCAGGAAAGTCAAAAGGCGAGTCTAAGGATGTGTCGGTGAAAGTGATAGGGAATATAACCCATAAAGAAGAAGCTCATTCAGAAAAAATCATAGATTTagagaaatgtaatgtaatgcagaAGCTGCTCGCTCAAATGAAAGAGCTGGAGGGCACACCGAGCAAAATAGACTCTAACGCTGTCAGGATGATTATAAGCGAACTCCCTGACTGGGTCGTGGGCTCAGATGAGAAAAAGAATTTAAGTGAAATTGCTGCTAAACAGCAAAGTAAGAAAAAGTTGAAAGAGATGATGGTCTATGTGAGAAATATTGTTCAAACAAAATGCATAGTTTTGGAAGAAAGAATGACAGCTgtggaaaaggaggaaaaagaggaaaaggaggaactgccagcaccaccaccaccaccaccagtggcTCCAAAACCAGACAAGAAGGTTTTCAGTGGAGCaactacaaacatatcaaaAATCAGTATTGGCTCATCcaaaactgaaaagaaggtgGTTGAAGAgaagaaggttaaaaaaatgcaCCATGAGCTGAGTGAAGTGTCTGAGCATAGAGTGAGCTCGCCTTTAGCAAGCATCCGCTCCCCTTCACCGTCCTTCATTAGTATCGAATCAAGGAAGGTAGACTCCCCGCTCAGAGTGACCCCTTCTCCTCCGCCCTACAAATCTGTCGGGACGCCGCCGCCCCCTCCTCGCAGGTCCTACACACCCACGTCCACCTTCAGCAGGGCCACGCCATCCCCCACCTTGAGCCGCTCGGAGAAGCTGATGAAACTGAGGGACACCACCAAGCTTTCTTGTAGCATGACCCCTCCGCCTCCGATGTCGATGCCAGAGGTTTCTGAGGTTGAGGTTGAGAGAGAGCAGTCTTCCCCTTATGGTGACAGAGAGACTCCTGTAGAGAGAACTGAGGAAGGGTCAGTGGAAGTTGCGGAAATCGGCGACTCCATGAAGTCAGTCAAAGATAAAAAATCTTTCTTTGAGGAGGCACAGAAGGCTGAGGTGAACAGGACATACATTCGGAAGGATCCGATCGATATCCCCATTCGCCTGGGACTTGACGCCGAGGATGCTGCCGAGGTTGTGACCATAGAGCTCCCGAAACAGGATCTCCCAAGAGTGGATCTGTCTAAGCTGGTAAACCAATTTGAATCTCCACAACCGAAGGTCTACAGCAGGAAAGATCCTATTGTCATCACAGAGAGGCTGGGGAGCGATACAGAGGACGCAGAGGCAGACCCACTTACCCCAAGGACCGACGATGTCCCGGTCTTCAACGTCAAAGCAATAAAGGATGTGTTTGAGACAGGAGAGCTTAGTTCTCAGGCAGCCAGAGAGCTGAGAGAACAAATAGAAAGACGAGAACCTGAGTTGGCCCAGCCGGTGTGTCACTCTGAGGCGATATCAGTCACTGAGCAATTCTGCAGCATTGGTGACTTCGGAAATATAACGACAGAGACAAGGAGCGAGATGCATTCTGGGAGCTCCCTGACCCGTGGTAGCCCTCCGTCCTACGCCGACGTAGTGAGAGGCAGCGTCCCAACAGTCGGCGCGACCCCCGATGACCCCGCCGAGGAAATGCTGAGAAACTTCCAGCAGTCGTGGGCCGAGAGCCAAGGTGTTTTCCAGAACTTGGGTTTCAGTGTCACGGAGCAGAGGACCTCGCAGATCGTAACGCACCAGCAGGAGACTGTCGTGACGG agaaTTCGCGTTCCAGAGTCCGAACTGTGTCGGGTATGTCGGAAGAGGGTGTACCCCATGGAAGCGCTGATagcagacaaacaaaacttCCATAA